A part of Curtobacterium sp. MCLR17_036 genomic DNA contains:
- a CDS encoding VTT domain-containing protein codes for MDAAQDLVVQLVGTPWAFLVVGLVLAVGSVAVFLPSQALVVAIGTLLVGGDGGILAVLFLVVAASIGMVLGDLGLFHLARTVDLGSRSWFSRPKVRKARDAIDGRYRAAPGRIAVLGRFIPMGRLTTNLVGADSGLDVRRFLVSCVLADVVWAAYCVGIAAATGRWSRDEPFLVTVLAVVASILLGFGISAIEKAVRRRSEAAAAA; via the coding sequence GTGGACGCAGCACAGGACCTGGTGGTCCAGCTCGTCGGCACCCCGTGGGCGTTCCTCGTCGTCGGTCTCGTGCTCGCCGTCGGCAGCGTCGCGGTCTTCCTGCCCAGCCAGGCACTGGTCGTCGCGATCGGGACGCTCCTGGTGGGCGGTGACGGCGGGATCCTGGCGGTCCTCTTCCTCGTCGTCGCGGCCTCGATCGGCATGGTGCTCGGCGACCTCGGCCTGTTCCACCTGGCACGCACGGTCGACCTCGGCTCGCGGTCGTGGTTCTCGCGGCCGAAGGTCCGGAAGGCCCGCGACGCCATCGACGGCCGGTACCGCGCCGCTCCCGGGCGCATCGCGGTCCTCGGACGGTTCATCCCGATGGGGCGGCTCACGACGAACCTGGTCGGCGCGGACAGCGGGCTCGACGTCCGACGCTTCCTGGTGAGCTGCGTGCTCGCCGACGTCGTGTGGGCGGCGTACTGCGTCGGCATCGCCGCGGCCACCGGACGCTGGAGCCGCGACGAACCCTTCCTGGTGACGGTCCTGGCGGTCGTGGCGTCGATCCTGCTCGGGTTCGGGATCTCCGCGATCGAGAAGGCCGTGCGACGGCGCAGCGAGGCGGCGGCCGCGGCCTGA
- a CDS encoding MarR family transcriptional regulator: MDDTTTQWPLGRLLSAAARAVEREWDERLRAIGLPHAALIVVDILVRTGPSGAESLARTARVQPQTMSRTLERLERDGLVERTPHPADRRRRVVQVTDAGRASWETARHIEREVLPEDPALRAALQGVLDGR, from the coding sequence ATGGACGACACGACCACCCAGTGGCCGCTCGGTCGCCTGCTCTCGGCCGCGGCGCGAGCCGTCGAGCGCGAGTGGGACGAACGGCTGCGGGCGATCGGTCTGCCGCACGCCGCGCTCATCGTCGTGGACATCCTCGTCAGGACCGGCCCCAGCGGCGCCGAGTCGCTCGCGCGCACCGCCCGCGTGCAGCCGCAGACGATGTCGCGGACCCTGGAGCGCCTCGAGCGGGACGGCCTGGTCGAGCGGACGCCCCACCCGGCCGATCGTCGCCGCCGCGTCGTGCAGGTCACGGACGCCGGCCGAGCGTCGTGGGAGACGGCCCGGCACATCGAGCGCGAGGTCCTGCCCGAGGACCCGGCGCTCCGCGCAGCGCTCCAGGGAGTGCTCGACGGGCGCTGA
- the rlmC gene encoding 23S rRNA (uracil(747)-C(5))-methyltransferase RlmC yields the protein MQCDYFDRGVCRSCTLMGQPYADQVLDKELRTRELLHDAVEAAGGPAAVTWSPAITSPESGYRNKAKMVVGGSTQRPTVGILDDRQRGVDLRHCGICTPGIRHALPVLADFVSYAGLMPYDVAARRGELKYVLVTESPDGELMVRFVLRSEGQLPQLRQHLDALRAALPNAVVVTANLLPEHKAVTEGDREVVLTEQETLPMRLGGITMHLRPQSFFQTNTAVATQLYAQATAWIDELDPASMWDLYCGVGGFALHAARAGRAVTGIETSAEAVRSAKQSAREAGLEGVRFAADDATEHALRARPTAVPELVVVNPPRRGIGATLSGWLEESDVQHVVYSSCNPVTLAKDLARMPSFRLRRARVLDMFPQTGHLEAVTLLSRA from the coding sequence ATGCAGTGCGACTACTTCGACCGCGGGGTGTGCCGGTCCTGCACGCTCATGGGGCAGCCCTACGCCGACCAGGTCCTCGACAAGGAGCTCCGCACGCGGGAACTCCTGCACGACGCGGTCGAGGCCGCCGGCGGACCGGCAGCGGTGACCTGGTCGCCCGCGATCACCAGCCCCGAGTCCGGGTACCGGAACAAGGCGAAGATGGTGGTCGGCGGTTCGACGCAGCGCCCGACCGTCGGGATCCTCGACGACCGACAGCGCGGGGTCGACCTGCGGCACTGCGGCATCTGCACCCCGGGGATCCGGCACGCGCTGCCCGTCCTCGCCGACTTCGTCTCGTACGCCGGGCTCATGCCGTACGACGTGGCCGCACGCCGGGGCGAGCTGAAGTACGTCCTGGTCACCGAGTCGCCCGACGGCGAGCTCATGGTGCGCTTCGTGCTGCGGTCCGAGGGGCAGTTGCCCCAGCTCCGGCAGCACCTCGACGCGCTGCGGGCCGCGTTGCCGAACGCCGTCGTGGTGACCGCGAACCTGCTGCCCGAGCACAAGGCCGTGACCGAGGGCGACCGCGAGGTCGTGCTGACCGAGCAGGAGACCCTGCCGATGCGGCTCGGCGGGATCACGATGCACCTGCGGCCGCAGAGCTTCTTCCAGACGAACACCGCCGTGGCGACGCAGCTCTACGCGCAGGCGACGGCCTGGATCGACGAGCTCGACCCGGCGTCGATGTGGGACCTGTACTGCGGCGTCGGCGGGTTCGCCCTGCACGCCGCGCGTGCCGGCCGCGCCGTCACCGGGATCGAGACGAGCGCCGAGGCGGTCCGCTCCGCCAAGCAGTCCGCGCGCGAGGCCGGACTCGAGGGCGTCCGGTTCGCTGCCGACGACGCCACCGAGCACGCCCTGCGGGCCCGTCCGACGGCGGTCCCGGAGCTCGTCGTGGTGAACCCGCCGCGGCGGGGGATCGGGGCGACCCTGTCCGGCTGGCTCGAGGAGTCCGACGTGCAGCACGTCGTCTACTCGAGCTGCAACCCGGTGACCCTGGCGAAGGACCTGGCGCGGATGCCGTCGTTCCGACTGCGTCGCGCGCGCGTGCTCGACATGTTCCCGCAGACCGGTCACCTGGAGGCCGTGACCCTGCTGTCCCGGGCCTGA
- a CDS encoding LCP family protein, with amino-acid sequence MSERRAARLAAEQSVRRSRRRRPVVVAAVATLASLLGIAVVVAVVASVFVGGLARSFGDRTDTIGDAFPQGARPAATKGAENVLLIGSDRRPADDPDRTAGGRADTLMLAHVPADRSAVYLMSIMRDSWVEVPGHGSAKINAAYAWGGVPLTVQTVERLLDVRVDHVAEIDFTGFASMTDALGGVTVDSSQAFSARGHDFVAGPNRLDGDAALAFVRERYAFADADHTRVRNQQAFMRGVLDGLLSRGTLTNPGRIQDFVTATSEHLSVDPGLTFPRLVRLGWSLRGVRADDLRTFTLPTAGAGTSPDGQSIVTLNTLAVGELSQALRSDDVAGWLADHP; translated from the coding sequence ATGTCCGAACGTCGGGCGGCCCGTCTGGCCGCCGAACAGTCCGTCCGCCGATCCCGCCGCCGGCGGCCCGTGGTCGTCGCCGCCGTGGCGACGCTGGCGTCGCTCCTCGGCATCGCGGTGGTCGTCGCCGTCGTCGCGAGCGTCTTCGTCGGCGGCCTCGCCCGGAGCTTCGGCGACCGCACCGACACGATCGGTGACGCGTTCCCACAGGGTGCCCGACCGGCAGCGACGAAGGGCGCCGAGAACGTCCTGCTCATCGGCTCGGACCGTCGGCCGGCGGACGACCCCGACCGGACCGCCGGCGGCCGTGCGGACACCCTGATGCTCGCGCACGTCCCGGCCGACCGCAGCGCCGTGTACCTGATGTCGATCATGCGGGACTCCTGGGTCGAGGTCCCCGGCCACGGTAGCGCGAAGATCAACGCCGCGTACGCCTGGGGTGGCGTCCCGCTCACCGTGCAGACCGTCGAACGCCTGCTCGACGTCCGCGTCGACCACGTCGCCGAGATCGACTTCACCGGGTTCGCGTCGATGACCGATGCCCTCGGCGGTGTCACGGTCGACTCCTCGCAGGCGTTCAGTGCTCGCGGTCACGACTTCGTCGCCGGGCCGAACCGCCTCGACGGCGACGCCGCCCTCGCCTTCGTGCGCGAGCGCTACGCCTTCGCCGACGCCGACCACACCCGGGTCCGCAACCAGCAGGCGTTCATGCGCGGGGTGCTCGACGGGCTGCTCTCGCGGGGGACCCTGACGAACCCCGGCCGCATCCAGGACTTCGTGACCGCGACGAGCGAGCACCTGTCCGTCGACCCCGGACTCACGTTCCCGCGGCTCGTGCGGCTCGGCTGGTCGCTCCGGGGCGTGCGCGCGGACGACCTGCGGACGTTCACGCTGCCGACCGCGGGCGCGGGGACGTCGCCGGACGGTCAGTCGATCGTGACGCTGAACACCCTGGCCGTGGGCGAGCTGTCGCAGGCGCTGCGCTCCGACGACGTCGCCGGGTGGCTGGCCGACCACCCGTAG
- a CDS encoding GntR family transcriptional regulator — translation MPVPSTQPAAERKLLRDTVQDKIRDAIMDGTLEPGERLNDDDLIAWLGVSRTPIREALAELARAGLIEMAPNRYTRVAAPTAEEFLDAYRTLGVIYGGVVRLAVSRFTESQRGKIVQMLDDAHGKIAADQQDEVFHEGADLYSLWADACGNPSLAQLCRSTTDGLAFKLRVPGLAELVPAEVILPELEKLRAAVLDQDPIAAELAMEAVHLLPERS, via the coding sequence ATGCCAGTTCCGTCGACGCAGCCCGCAGCCGAGCGCAAGCTCCTGAGAGACACCGTGCAGGACAAGATCCGCGACGCGATCATGGACGGCACGCTCGAGCCCGGGGAACGGCTCAACGACGACGACCTCATCGCCTGGCTCGGGGTCTCCCGCACCCCCATCCGCGAGGCGCTCGCCGAGCTCGCCCGCGCCGGGCTCATCGAGATGGCGCCGAACCGCTACACCCGGGTGGCCGCCCCGACGGCGGAGGAGTTCCTCGACGCGTACCGCACGCTCGGCGTCATCTACGGCGGCGTGGTCCGCCTGGCGGTCTCGCGCTTCACCGAGTCGCAGCGCGGGAAGATCGTGCAGATGCTCGACGACGCGCACGGCAAGATCGCAGCCGACCAGCAGGACGAGGTGTTCCACGAGGGCGCCGACCTGTACTCGCTGTGGGCGGACGCCTGCGGCAACCCCTCGCTCGCGCAGCTCTGCCGCTCGACGACCGACGGCCTCGCCTTCAAGCTGCGGGTGCCCGGACTCGCCGAGCTGGTGCCGGCCGAGGTGATCCTGCCCGAGCTCGAGAAGCTCCGCGCCGCCGTCCTCGACCAGGACCCGATCGCGGCCGAACTCGCGATGGAAGCCGTCCACCTGCTGCCCGAACGGTCCTAG
- a CDS encoding SMP-30/gluconolactonase/LRE family protein, which yields MDDLVPDPDALERIATGSTWAEGPCWIPASRTLRWSDIPGDRILQWHADSGETSVYAEHVEFTNGRTADRDGSVVQCSHGRRRVERDRDGVVTSIVDAWAGVRLNSPNDVVVARDGSVWFTDPAYGITQPREGHPGEREYGDHWLFRCGPEGQDLRPVATDVDQPNGLAFDPDERVLYVASSDGDEPVIRAYDRRGDRGDLLKNGRVFARLEPGEGVPDGIRVDVHGNVWSSAATGVVVFDPTGSRIGAIAVPEVTANLCFGGDDGTTLFLTSTTSVYRIATTTRDAAVS from the coding sequence CTGGACGACCTCGTGCCCGACCCCGACGCGCTCGAGCGCATCGCCACCGGCAGCACCTGGGCCGAGGGGCCCTGCTGGATCCCCGCGAGCCGCACCCTGCGGTGGTCGGACATCCCCGGCGACCGCATCCTGCAGTGGCACGCGGACTCGGGGGAGACCTCGGTGTACGCCGAGCACGTCGAGTTCACCAACGGCCGCACCGCCGACCGGGACGGCAGCGTCGTGCAGTGCTCGCACGGCCGTCGACGCGTCGAGCGCGACCGCGACGGGGTCGTGACGTCGATCGTCGACGCCTGGGCCGGTGTCCGGCTGAACTCGCCGAACGACGTCGTCGTGGCGCGCGACGGCAGCGTGTGGTTCACGGACCCGGCGTACGGCATCACGCAGCCGCGCGAGGGGCACCCGGGCGAACGCGAGTACGGCGACCACTGGCTCTTCCGCTGCGGACCGGAGGGCCAGGACCTGCGCCCCGTGGCGACCGACGTCGACCAGCCGAACGGGCTGGCGTTCGACCCCGACGAGCGGGTGCTCTACGTCGCCAGCTCGGACGGCGACGAACCGGTCATCCGGGCGTACGACCGCAGGGGCGACCGCGGCGACCTGCTGAAGAACGGCCGGGTGTTCGCGCGCCTCGAGCCGGGCGAGGGGGTGCCGGACGGCATCCGCGTCGACGTGCACGGCAACGTGTGGTCGTCGGCGGCAACGGGGGTCGTCGTGTTCGACCCGACGGGCTCGCGGATCGGTGCGATCGCGGTGCCCGAGGTGACGGCGAACCTGTGCTTCGGCGGCGACGACGGCACCACGCTCTTCCTGACGTCGACGACGTCGGTGTACCGGATCGCGACGACGACGCGGGACGCTGCCGTATCCTGA
- a CDS encoding LCP family protein, which produces MSNEPEQTTDPARRGSVPPRHGRQKRRAGVVFPAVAGVLTMALLLSGGYAAFAFNRVQSGVTRIDAIAGGKKDKDDIDGKAQNILLVGDDHRPENATPEQMAELSTTTDGGATNTDTMIVLHINADGSQATMISFPRDSYVDIPDVGKGKLNSAFYYGTLNGGGDTGGAKTLIKTIENLSGLSIDHYVRVSLLGFYQVVKELGPVEVCLNQPAKDKDSGVDLPAGKSTLNAKEALSFVRQRKGLPNGDLDRNVRQQYFLSQEARKVLSAGTLLNPIKMNNILGAIGDSIQTDTDLVSLATQMRNLRPGNIQSATIPTLGTPTIYPNGTALSIVEVDTVGLPAFVQGLVGEPERYAKAGRAQPANTSVTVLNGSGVEGAATAAGQVLTARGFQVAPAGSSPTTKTTQVQYPAGQESQAKAVAAVTPGAVAVRTNVVSTVTLVLGTDGKTPKPVAAPSATASSPAADAGSSSGSGSKPSAKPSKEPSPKSTDVHNYGTDGTCIN; this is translated from the coding sequence GTGAGCAACGAACCCGAGCAGACGACCGACCCCGCGCGTCGCGGCTCCGTGCCGCCGCGCCACGGGCGCCAGAAGCGACGGGCGGGCGTGGTCTTCCCCGCCGTCGCCGGGGTGCTCACCATGGCACTCCTGCTCAGCGGCGGGTACGCGGCCTTCGCGTTCAACCGCGTGCAGAGCGGGGTGACGCGGATCGACGCCATCGCCGGCGGCAAGAAGGACAAGGACGACATCGACGGCAAGGCGCAGAACATCCTGCTCGTCGGCGACGACCACCGGCCGGAGAACGCCACCCCCGAGCAGATGGCCGAGCTCAGCACGACGACCGACGGCGGTGCGACGAACACCGACACGATGATCGTGCTGCACATCAACGCCGACGGCTCGCAGGCGACGATGATCTCGTTCCCCCGCGACTCGTACGTCGACATCCCGGACGTCGGCAAGGGCAAGCTCAACAGCGCCTTCTACTACGGCACGCTCAACGGCGGTGGCGACACCGGCGGTGCGAAGACGCTCATCAAGACGATCGAGAACCTGAGCGGGCTGTCCATCGACCACTACGTGCGCGTCTCGCTGCTCGGCTTCTACCAGGTGGTGAAGGAACTCGGCCCGGTCGAGGTGTGCCTGAACCAGCCCGCGAAGGACAAGGACTCCGGCGTGGACCTGCCCGCGGGCAAGTCGACGCTCAACGCGAAGGAGGCGCTGTCGTTCGTGCGCCAGCGCAAGGGGCTGCCGAACGGCGACCTCGACCGCAACGTGCGGCAGCAGTACTTCCTGTCGCAGGAGGCCCGCAAGGTCCTGTCCGCCGGCACGCTGCTCAACCCGATCAAGATGAACAACATCCTCGGGGCGATCGGTGACTCGATCCAGACCGACACCGACCTGGTGTCCCTCGCGACGCAGATGCGGAACCTGCGCCCGGGCAACATCCAGTCGGCGACCATCCCGACGCTCGGCACCCCGACGATCTACCCGAACGGCACGGCGCTCTCGATCGTCGAGGTCGACACCGTCGGGCTGCCCGCGTTCGTGCAGGGCCTGGTCGGCGAGCCGGAGCGCTACGCCAAGGCCGGTCGTGCGCAGCCGGCGAACACCTCGGTCACCGTGCTGAACGGCTCCGGTGTCGAGGGCGCCGCGACCGCGGCCGGGCAGGTCCTGACGGCACGCGGGTTCCAGGTCGCCCCGGCCGGGTCGTCCCCGACGACGAAGACCACGCAGGTGCAGTACCCGGCCGGCCAGGAGTCGCAGGCGAAGGCCGTCGCGGCCGTGACGCCGGGTGCGGTCGCGGTGCGGACGAACGTCGTCTCGACGGTCACGCTGGTGCTCGGCACCGACGGCAAGACCCCGAAGCCGGTCGCGGCGCCGAGTGCGACCGCCTCGTCGCCC
- a CDS encoding transglycosylase family protein, translating to MKKLSRTRTIVGGLAFAGIAATGVGLAAAPANAASGSTWDALAQCESGGNWAINTGNGYYGGLQFSLGTWQANGGAGNPASASREAQIAVAERVLASQGWGAWPACSAKLGLSGTSGAAPAAAAPAPQAPVRQAAPTQQAAPQQAAPQQAAPQQTAPSTTESAPAPAATTPSKPAPVETSGKTYTIKSGDTLDSIATKLTIDGGWKQLWAANTSTIDDANLIYAGQELQLPA from the coding sequence ATGAAGAAGCTTTCCCGTACCCGCACCATCGTCGGCGGCCTGGCGTTCGCCGGCATCGCCGCGACCGGTGTCGGCCTCGCGGCAGCCCCCGCGAACGCAGCGTCCGGTTCGACCTGGGACGCCCTCGCGCAGTGCGAGTCCGGCGGCAACTGGGCCATCAACACCGGCAACGGCTACTACGGCGGCCTGCAGTTCAGCCTCGGCACCTGGCAGGCGAACGGCGGCGCGGGCAACCCGGCGTCGGCGAGCCGCGAGGCACAGATCGCCGTCGCCGAGCGCGTCCTCGCCTCGCAGGGCTGGGGCGCCTGGCCCGCCTGCTCCGCGAAGCTCGGGCTGAGCGGCACGAGCGGTGCCGCTCCGGCTGCCGCCGCGCCGGCCCCGCAGGCCCCCGTGCGGCAGGCCGCACCGACGCAGCAGGCGGCCCCGCAGCAGGCGGCGCCGCAGCAGGCCGCCCCGCAGCAGACCGCGCCGAGCACGACCGAGTCGGCACCGGCTCCGGCCGCCACGACGCCGAGCAAGCCGGCCCCGGTCGAGACGAGCGGCAAGACGTACACGATCAAGTCGGGCGACACCCTCGACTCGATCGCGACGAAGCTGACGATCGACGGCGGCTGGAAGCAGCTGTGGGCCGCGAACACGTCGACCATCGACGACGCGAACCTCATCTACGCCGGCCAGGAGCTCCAGCTCCCCGCCTGA
- a CDS encoding SDR family NAD(P)-dependent oxidoreductase, with protein MHLDLTDRVVVVTGAARGIGRTLADRFVAEGCRVVALDLAFEPDFPLDHVACDVADPQSVHDAVDEVVRRHGTIDVLVNNAGINVEGTVAELQWDAWRRCMDVNLGGTFLMSQAVAPVMQAAGRGRIINAASFAAVVPSVGSAAYAASKAAVVSFTRVLASELGPWGITVNAYAPGMVPTAMNGFATMPTEAQDRLLDTLSLRRWETADDVADLLVFVASDASGYITGTLLDVSGGKLATQIPSRAHGR; from the coding sequence ATGCACCTCGACCTGACCGACCGCGTGGTGGTCGTGACCGGAGCAGCACGCGGGATCGGCCGTACCCTGGCCGACCGGTTCGTCGCCGAGGGGTGCCGTGTCGTCGCCCTCGACCTGGCGTTCGAACCCGACTTCCCGCTCGACCACGTGGCGTGCGACGTCGCCGACCCGCAGTCGGTCCACGACGCCGTGGACGAGGTCGTCCGGCGGCACGGCACGATCGACGTGCTCGTGAACAACGCCGGCATCAACGTCGAGGGCACCGTCGCCGAGCTGCAGTGGGACGCCTGGCGCCGCTGCATGGACGTCAACCTCGGCGGCACCTTCCTGATGAGCCAGGCCGTGGCGCCGGTGATGCAGGCGGCCGGCCGCGGTCGAATCATCAACGCCGCCTCGTTCGCCGCCGTCGTGCCGAGCGTCGGCAGCGCTGCGTACGCGGCGTCGAAGGCAGCGGTCGTCTCGTTCACCAGGGTGCTCGCGTCGGAGCTCGGCCCGTGGGGGATCACCGTGAACGCCTACGCCCCGGGCATGGTGCCGACGGCGATGAACGGCTTCGCGACGATGCCGACCGAGGCGCAGGACCGCCTGCTCGACACGTTGTCGCTGCGCCGGTGGGAGACCGCCGACGACGTCGCCGACCTGCTCGTCTTCGTGGCGAGCGACGCCTCCGGCTACATCACCGGCACCCTGCTCGACGTCTCCGGCGGCAAGCTGGCGACGCAGATCCCGTCGCGCGCGCACGGCCGCTGA
- a CDS encoding SDR family NAD(P)-dependent oxidoreductase produces MTDQRVLWVTGGGSGMGAASAEAAARDGWTVVLSGRRADRLEQVARTVRDAGGTADVLPLDADDPDAVAAARDTVLERHGRLDGLVLAAGSNAPRRRWDDQSMTDFRAIVDTNLTAVVTVVDAALPALRAAGGVVVVVSSYAGWSFQPGAGVAYSASKSALASVVRTLNQQEAEHGVRATHLCPGDVATDFLDQRPEVPDAAARQRMLQPEDVGRTVAFVLGVPAHVRIDELVLSPVSQR; encoded by the coding sequence ATGACGGATCAGCGGGTGCTCTGGGTCACCGGCGGTGGCAGCGGCATGGGGGCTGCGAGTGCCGAGGCGGCGGCGCGGGACGGCTGGACCGTGGTGCTGAGCGGGCGCCGTGCCGACCGGCTCGAGCAGGTCGCGCGCACCGTCCGGGACGCCGGGGGGACCGCGGACGTCCTGCCCCTCGACGCGGACGACCCCGACGCCGTCGCAGCTGCGCGGGACACCGTGCTCGAGCGGCACGGTCGGCTCGACGGGCTCGTGCTGGCGGCCGGGAGCAACGCCCCGCGACGCCGCTGGGACGACCAGTCGATGACCGACTTCCGCGCGATCGTGGACACGAACCTCACCGCCGTCGTCACGGTGGTGGACGCCGCGCTGCCGGCACTCCGCGCGGCCGGCGGCGTGGTCGTGGTCGTGTCGTCGTACGCCGGGTGGTCCTTCCAGCCGGGGGCGGGTGTCGCGTACTCGGCGAGCAAGTCCGCGCTCGCGTCGGTCGTCCGCACGCTGAACCAGCAGGAGGCCGAGCACGGCGTGCGTGCCACGCACCTGTGCCCGGGCGACGTGGCGACGGACTTCCTCGACCAGCGGCCCGAGGTCCCCGACGCGGCTGCCCGGCAGCGCATGCTCCAGCCGGAGGACGTCGGGCGGACGGTCGCCTTCGTGCTCGGGGTGCCGGCGCACGTGCGCATCGACGAGCTCGTGCTGTCGCCCGTCTCGCAGCGGTGA